In Serratia marcescens subsp. marcescens ATCC 13880, a single genomic region encodes these proteins:
- a CDS encoding metal-dependent hydrolase: MTAEGHLIFSVACAIFAKKAEVTPELATGDWWHIIPAALLTSLLPDIDHPKSVLGQRLRWIALPIARAFGHRGFTHSLLAIAGGMALFQLDVPRSWPIPADALHAMIIGYFSHLLADMLTPAGVPLLWPCRWRFRLPLLNSQKGNQLERVLCLCLVAFAICWQGDFTLPVQSYVEQIRNIRL; encoded by the coding sequence ATGACCGCGGAAGGACACCTTATATTCTCTGTCGCTTGCGCGATCTTCGCCAAGAAGGCGGAAGTGACGCCAGAGCTGGCTACCGGCGACTGGTGGCACATCATACCCGCCGCGCTGCTGACCTCGCTGCTGCCGGACATCGATCACCCCAAGTCGGTGCTGGGCCAGCGCCTGCGCTGGATCGCCTTGCCCATCGCCCGCGCCTTCGGCCACCGCGGTTTCACCCACAGCCTGCTGGCGATCGCCGGCGGCATGGCGCTGTTCCAGCTGGACGTGCCGCGCAGCTGGCCGATCCCTGCCGACGCGCTGCACGCCATGATCATCGGTTACTTCAGCCATCTGCTGGCCGATATGCTCACCCCCGCCGGCGTGCCGCTGCTGTGGCCATGCCGCTGGCGTTTTCGCCTGCCGCTGCTCAACTCGCAAAAAGGCAACCAGCTGGAGCGGGTGCTGTGTCTGTGCCTGGTGGCGTTTGCCATCTGCTGGCAAGGTGATTTCACCCTGCCGGTGCAATCCTATGTCGAGCAAATCAGAAATATCAGACTCTGA
- the hxpB gene encoding hexitol phosphatase HxpB — MAYSQRIETAIFDMDGLLIDSEPLWLQAELDIFGALGLDLSDRHKLPDTLGLRIDLVVKMWYQAMPWQGVSLDEVSARIIERAIELVHETRPLLPGVQQALELCRSQGLNIGLASASPLHMQRQVLKMFDLEGYFDQLVSAEYLPYSKPHPEVYLIAAERLGSDPLRCITLEDSFNGMIATKAARMRSIVIPAAEYRHDPRWALADHKLETLEQLTAAHFA; from the coding sequence ATGGCTTATTCGCAACGCATTGAAACCGCAATTTTTGATATGGACGGCTTGTTGATCGACTCGGAACCGCTGTGGCTGCAGGCCGAGCTGGATATCTTCGGTGCGCTGGGTTTGGATCTGTCCGATCGTCACAAGCTGCCGGACACGCTGGGGCTGCGCATCGATCTGGTGGTGAAGATGTGGTACCAGGCGATGCCGTGGCAAGGGGTTTCGCTCGATGAGGTGTCGGCGCGGATTATCGAGCGCGCCATCGAGCTGGTGCACGAGACGCGCCCGCTGCTGCCGGGCGTCCAGCAGGCGCTGGAGCTGTGCCGCAGTCAGGGGCTGAACATCGGCCTCGCCTCCGCCTCGCCGCTGCACATGCAACGGCAGGTGCTGAAGATGTTCGATCTTGAAGGTTACTTCGATCAGCTGGTTTCCGCCGAATACCTGCCATACAGCAAGCCGCACCCGGAGGTCTACCTGATCGCCGCCGAACGCCTGGGCAGCGATCCGCTGCGCTGCATCACGCTGGAAGACTCCTTTAACGGCATGATCGCCACCAAGGCCGCGCGCATGCGTTCCATCGTCATCCCGGCGGCCGAATACCGTCACGATCCGCGCTGGGCGCTGGCAGACCACAAGCTGGAGACCCTGGAACAGCTCACTGCCGCTCACTTTGCCTGA
- a CDS encoding HdeD family acid-resistance protein produces MIRLIILLLGAQALHGQRRLLVLFGWLWIAAGALMLFDILQDGRSMLALDALAIILALEGLVAISAALVIGSSASRPVLLKGLGFVFMAFLTLDVPADDNIVATVVFGSALLLDGAVRIASSTVIQHSRWKGVALAGGGEILLSLMIFVGWPAPHRMTVPFCLGVMMVLSGWALLRIARRLTSFSLNQHPARQPPPPEDETAPLTVYVWTPIGAAKDPRRRYIVDRYIAAVDGGGNISTGHAALALAPDVYISHYPLNDISHSVQDFRQLLHAGEQNNVDGRFLPDLPGEIAAWCPPDKKIQFYRYNPAALRAFWLRYRQDATYNLTRRNCSTTVIGALDSALEGVLGDKHLWRRFLLLVLDPNLWMLAVLRSRGESMTWTPGLVLDYARMLQQVTERQHQRWWLKLREMWTILRFGKSHTRRQRF; encoded by the coding sequence ATGATTCGACTGATTATCTTATTGCTGGGCGCGCAGGCGCTGCACGGCCAGCGCCGCCTGCTGGTGCTGTTCGGTTGGCTGTGGATAGCCGCAGGGGCGCTGATGCTGTTCGACATACTGCAGGATGGCCGGTCCATGCTGGCGCTGGATGCGCTGGCGATCATCCTGGCGCTGGAGGGACTGGTGGCGATATCCGCCGCGCTGGTGATCGGCTCTTCGGCCAGCAGGCCGGTGCTGCTGAAGGGGCTGGGCTTCGTGTTTATGGCCTTTTTAACGTTGGACGTGCCCGCAGACGATAACATCGTTGCCACCGTGGTGTTTGGCAGCGCGCTGCTGCTTGACGGCGCCGTGCGCATCGCCTCCTCCACGGTGATTCAACACAGTCGATGGAAAGGCGTGGCGCTGGCGGGCGGCGGTGAGATCCTGCTTTCATTGATGATTTTTGTCGGCTGGCCAGCGCCGCATCGGATGACGGTGCCCTTTTGCCTCGGCGTGATGATGGTGCTTTCCGGCTGGGCCTTATTGCGTATCGCCCGCAGACTGACAAGCTTCTCTCTGAATCAGCACCCCGCGCGGCAGCCACCGCCCCCGGAGGATGAGACTGCACCGCTCACGGTGTATGTCTGGACACCGATTGGTGCGGCTAAAGATCCGCGCCGGCGTTACATCGTCGACCGATACATCGCGGCGGTCGACGGCGGCGGCAATATCTCCACCGGTCACGCCGCTCTGGCGCTCGCGCCGGATGTATATATCAGCCACTACCCGCTCAACGACATCAGCCATTCCGTTCAGGATTTCCGCCAGTTGTTGCATGCCGGCGAACAGAACAACGTCGACGGGCGTTTCCTGCCCGACCTGCCGGGCGAGATCGCCGCCTGGTGCCCACCGGACAAGAAAATTCAATTCTACCGCTATAACCCGGCGGCGCTGCGCGCATTCTGGCTGCGTTATCGGCAGGACGCCACCTACAACCTGACTCGGCGCAACTGCTCCACCACGGTCATCGGCGCGCTCGACAGCGCGTTGGAAGGCGTGCTGGGCGATAAACATCTGTGGCGCCGTTTTCTGCTGCTGGTGCTGGATCCCAACCTGTGGATGCTGGCGGTACTGCGCAGCCGTGGCGAAAGCATGACCTGGACGCCAGGCTTGGTGCTGGACTATGCGCGCATGTTGCAACAGGTTACCGAGCGCCAGCACCAACGTTGGTGGCTAAAGCTGCGCGAAATGTGGACTATCCTTCGCTTTGGCAAAAGCCACACGCGCAGGCAAAGATTTTAG
- a CDS encoding YniB family protein: protein MTYQQAGRIAILKRILGWVVFIPALLSTLISVLGFIYQHSEKTKGINAVMLDFVHVMVDMVRFNTPFLNLFWYNSPVPDVDKSLFSGANLMFIIIYILIFVGLALQASGARMSRQVKFIREGLEDQMILEQAKGSEGHTRQQLEERITLPHHTIFLQYFPLYILPIVIAVIAWFVIRLLGQLAGAA from the coding sequence ATGACGTATCAACAGGCCGGGCGTATCGCCATTTTGAAACGCATTCTCGGATGGGTGGTTTTTATCCCGGCGTTGCTGTCGACGCTGATTTCCGTGCTGGGCTTTATCTATCAGCACAGTGAAAAAACCAAAGGCATCAACGCAGTGATGCTGGATTTTGTCCACGTGATGGTGGATATGGTGCGTTTCAATACGCCGTTCCTGAACCTTTTCTGGTACAACTCGCCGGTGCCTGACGTGGATAAAAGCCTGTTCAGCGGCGCCAATTTGATGTTCATCATCATCTATATATTGATCTTCGTCGGGCTGGCCTTGCAGGCTTCCGGCGCGCGCATGTCACGTCAGGTCAAGTTCATTCGCGAAGGGCTGGAAGATCAGATGATCCTGGAGCAGGCCAAGGGCAGCGAAGGGCACACGCGCCAGCAGTTGGAGGAGCGTATCACGCTGCCGCACCACACCATCTTCCTGCAGTACTTCCCGCTGTACATCCTGCCGATCGTGATTGCGGTGATCGCCTGGTTCGTGATCCGCTTGTTAGGGCAATTGGCCGGCGCGGCCTGA
- a CDS encoding fructosamine kinase family protein: MWQAVSRLLSEHLGSAEIRERIELPGGDIHPAWRVSYGDNEVFVKCDAREQLPIFTAEADQLALLARSKSVRVPEVYGVGSDRDYSFLLLEYQQLKPLDAHGAYCLGQQLAHLHQWSEQPQFGLDFDSDLTTTPQPNAWQRRWSEFFAEQRIGWQLQLAAEKGMTFGDIDDIVDRVYLRLQHHQPQPSLLHGNLWPGNCAMTAHGPILFDPASYWGDRECDLAMLPLYPELPPQIYDGYQSVWPLGAGFIERQPLYQLYYLLNRSNLFGGQHLVAAQRAVEALLQPEAS; the protein is encoded by the coding sequence ATGTGGCAAGCCGTTAGCCGTCTGTTAAGTGAACATCTTGGCAGCGCAGAGATACGCGAAAGGATTGAACTGCCCGGGGGCGACATTCACCCGGCGTGGCGCGTGAGTTACGGTGATAACGAGGTGTTCGTGAAATGCGACGCCCGGGAACAACTGCCGATATTCACCGCCGAAGCCGATCAGCTGGCGTTGCTGGCGCGCAGCAAAAGCGTGCGGGTGCCGGAAGTGTACGGCGTCGGCAGCGATCGCGACTACAGCTTCCTGCTGCTGGAGTATCAGCAGCTGAAACCCCTCGATGCTCACGGCGCCTACTGCCTGGGCCAGCAGCTGGCGCATTTGCACCAGTGGAGCGAGCAACCGCAGTTCGGTCTCGACTTCGACAGCGATCTGACCACCACCCCGCAACCCAACGCCTGGCAGCGCCGCTGGTCGGAATTCTTCGCCGAGCAGCGCATCGGCTGGCAGCTGCAGCTGGCCGCGGAGAAAGGCATGACCTTCGGCGATATCGACGACATTGTCGATCGGGTGTATCTGCGCTTGCAGCACCACCAGCCGCAACCGTCCCTGTTGCACGGCAACCTGTGGCCGGGCAACTGCGCGATGACCGCCCACGGGCCGATTCTGTTCGACCCGGCCAGTTACTGGGGCGATCGAGAGTGCGATTTGGCGATGCTGCCGCTGTATCCGGAGCTGCCGCCGCAGATCTACGACGGCTATCAGAGCGTGTGGCCGCTGGGGGCCGGGTTTATCGAGCGCCAGCCGCTTTATCAGCTGTACTATCTGCTCAACCGCAGCAACCTGTTCGGCGGCCAGCATCTGGTGGCGGCACAACGCGCGGTGGAGGCGCTGTTGCAGCCGGAGGCGTCATAA